The following proteins are encoded in a genomic region of Cryptomeria japonica unplaced genomic scaffold, Sugi_1.0 HiC_scaffold_288, whole genome shotgun sequence:
- the LOC131064045 gene encoding 1-aminocyclopropane-1-carboxylate oxidase-like: MGVPVIDMKNIDGGDREVIMAEIAKACESTGFFQLLNHGIEHELMDRVKKVCSEHYKLSREQSFNASLPVRLLSNALDSDNADKIENVDWEDVIQIHEMQETNSWPSQPSDFKETIQEFRNKIFSLTEKLLEVISLNLGLEKEYLKEAFAGGEKPFFGTKVSHYPPCPRPDLIKGIRAHTDAGGLILLYQDDQVSGLQVLDDGTWVDVQPIPYAIVVDIGDQLEAITNGKYTSAWHRILPTKNGNRFSVASFYNPSYNAKVYPASQLTAQTGDELSVYPEYPEYLFGDYMQVYSHQKYEAKEPRFEAMRIVNVECQ, encoded by the exons ATGGGCGTTCCAGTGATTGACATGAAAAACATAGACGGAGGAGACAGAGAGGTGATCATGGCTGAAATAGCCAAGGCCTGCGAGAGTACTGGTTTCTTTCAG CTTTTGAACCATGGCATAGAGCATGAACTCATGGACCGTGTAAAGAAAGTTTGCTCGGAGCATTACAAGCTTAGCAGAGAGCAGAGCTTCAATGCCTCTTTGCCTGTAAGGTTGTTGAGCAACGCTCTTGACAGCGATAACGCTGATAAGATCGAGAACGTTGATTGGGAAGATGTTATTCAAATACATGAGATGCAGGAGACCAATTCATGGCCTTCCCAACCCAGTGATTTCAA GGAAACTATCCAGGAGTTTCGAAACAAGATATTTTCATTGACAGAAAAGCTGTTGGAAGTAATAAGTTTGAATCTGGGGCTAGAGAAAGAGTACCTGAAAGAGGCATTTGCGGGAGGAGAGAAGCCCTTCTTCGGCACCAAAGTGAGCCATTATCCTCCTTGCCCTAGACCGGACCTCATCAAGGGCATCCGTGCACACACAGATGCAGGTGGCCTCATTCTCTTATACCAAGACGATCAAGTGTCCGGTTTGCAGGTCCTCGATGATGGCACTTGGGTTGACGTGCAACCCATTCCATACGCAATAGTTGTTGACATTGGGGACCAGTTGGAAGCCATCACTAACGGCAAATACACCAGCGCATGGCATCGCATTCTACCCACTAAGAATGGCAACCGTTTCTCAGTGGCATCGTTTTATAATCCCTCATATAATGCCAAGGTTTATCCCGCATCTCAACTTACTGCTCAGACCGGTGATGAATTATCGGTTTATCCAGAGTATCCAGAGTATCTGTTTGGAGACTACATGCAGGTTTACAGCCACCAGAAATATGAAGCCAAAGAGCCACGATTCGAAGCTATGAGGATTGTGAATGTAGAATGCCAATAG
- the LOC131064024 gene encoding 1-aminocyclopropane-1-carboxylate oxidase-like, whose translation MGVPVIDMKNIDGGDREVIMAEIAKACESTGFFQLLNHGIEHELMDRVKKVCSEHYKLNREQSFNASLPVRLLSNALDSDNADKIENVDWEDVIQIHEMQETNSWPSQPSDFKETIQEFRNKIFSLTEKLLEVISLNLGLEKEYLKEAFAGGEKPFFGTKVSHYPPCPRPDLIKGIRAHTDAGGLILLYQDDQVSGLQVLNDGTWVDVQPIPYAIVVEIGDQLEAITNGKYTSALHRILPTKNGNRFSVASFYNPSYNAKVYPASQLTAQTGDELSVYPEYPEYLFGDYMQVYNHQKYEAKEPRFEAMRIVNVECQ comes from the exons ATGGGCGTTCCAGTGATTGACATGAAAAACATAGACGGAGGAGACAGAGAGGTGATCATGGCTGAAATAGCCAAGGCCTGCGAGAGTACTGGTTTCTTTCAG CTTTTGAACCATGGCATAGAGCATGAACTCATGGACCGTGTAAAGAAAGTTTGCTCGGAGCATTACAAGCTTAACAGAGAGCAGAGCTTCAATGCCTCTTTGCCTGTAAGGTTGTTGAGCAACGCTCTTGACAGCGATAACGCTGATAAGATCGAGAACGTTGATTGGGAAGATGTTATTCAAATACATGAGATGCAGGAGACCAATTCATGGCCTTCCCAACCCAGTGATTTCAA GGAAACTATCCAGGAGTTTCGAAACAAGATATTTTCATTGACAGAAAAGCTGTTGGAAGTAATAAGTTTGAATCTGGGGCTAGAGAAAGAGTACCTGAAAGAGGCATTTGCGGGAGGAGAGAAGCCCTTCTTCGGCACCAAAGTGAGCCATTATCCTCCTTGCCCTAGACCGGACCTCATCAAGGGCATCCGTGCACACACAGATGCAGGTGGCCTCATTCTCTTATACCAAGACGATCAAGTGTCCGGTTTGCAGGTCCTCAATGATGGCACTTGGGTTGACGTGCAACCCATTCCATACGCAATAGTTGTTGAAATTGGGGACCAGTTGGAAGCCATCACTAACGGCAAATACACCAGCGCATT GCATCGCATTCTACCCACTAAGAATGGCAACCGTTTCTCAGTGGCATCGTTTTATAATCCCTCATATAATGCCAAGGTTTATCCCGCATCTCAACTTACTGCTCAGACCGGTGATGAATTATCGGTTTATCCAGAGTATCCAGAGTATCTATTTGGAGACTACATGCAGGTTTACAACCACCAGAAATATGAAGCCAAAGAGCCACGATTCGAAGCTATGAGGATTGTGAATGTAGAATGCCAATAG